A portion of the Cryptomeria japonica chromosome 5, Sugi_1.0, whole genome shotgun sequence genome contains these proteins:
- the LOC131051165 gene encoding glutamate receptor 3.2 isoform X1 encodes MKTLLIFPVICVLVASSVQVAVQEETVNVGIILDSTPWSGKIARTAIKLGVDDVNNQSQLLNGAQMFVHLREAQTPVQSASAAVDLLANEVVALIQTQRYEAGPFISDLGEAVNVPILSLSDSSPALSNQRFPYFVRMAHSDRNQMKAIAALVKHYGWRSVAFLHSNDDFGSGGMSSLRDALLDLDSEIVYTSMIPLTAQEQTIREELRKLKTIQSSVFIVHAPCDLSMNLFMEAQEMGMMETGYVWIATQEFTSLWDYVLNASTMSSLEGLLGVKPHIPNSKKLNDFTDRWEQQFRLDNPNIKHTELNAYGLMAYDTILMIARAIGKIARNSSLSFMTPSTPLAVVANAKIKVFQEGRKLLREIFSTNFAGLSGPVKFYDGEMHGCSYEIVNIVGKSYQMVGYWPYNSSVLFKTPSFGNKRLRSVIWPGGFSTVPRGWVIPTRLKIAVPTMSGWEQFVNVSFNPDTNETTVNGLSIDVFHAIVRRLDYQLLYDFIPFPEHRNYSENNLYLYDELVRQVHLKVRFRVLVFLTSLAARLDSCKFEKSSLIEQKYDAVVGDITIQGSRNEIVDFTQPYTETGLAMVVPTTIRDEAHNSWTFLLPFTPRLWATTAAFILYTGLVVWLLERKINPEFRGSSSNQVVTLLWFAFSAMFYAHRESIHNSLSRLLVAAWLFVAMVLTSSYTANLTSRLTTQQITPLINNFGDHKVGYHSSYVGSFLTNHFGVAQKQLALTSSEKAYEEALSNGAKNGGVDAILDELPYVRAFLSGRCGYSMVGRTYHRGGFGFVFPKGSLLVQDFSKGILDLIDSGEIQEIEDKYFKDPINMCSDSAGYYTRLDVENFRGLYLIIGIVSSVVVIIFFSQALHNFVKDPSFSKQKHSIWKCTKSFVRYIYYEQVSHQTYKVEMPTKNDNLSNANNSLDDQKVAIPTSSFVNVETIDDDDK; translated from the exons ATGAAAACTCTATTAATATTTCCAGTTATCTGCGTTTTAGTGGCTTCTAGTGTACAGGTTGCGGTTCAGGAGGAGACTGTGAATGTAGGGATAATACTAGATTCTACTCCATGGTCTGGAAAGATAGCGAGGACTGCTATAAAATTAGGGGTGGATGATGTTAACAATCAATCTCAATTACTCAACGGAGCTCAAATGTTTGTTCACCTCCGAGAGGCTCAAACGCCAGTCCAAAGCGCTTCTGCCG CTGTTGATCTTTTGGCCAACGAAGTAGTGGCATTAATACAAACACAAAGATATGAGGCTGGGCCGTTTATATCAGATCTTGGAGAGGCTGTTAATGTACCAATTTTGTCACTGTCCGACTCAAGTCCCGCTCTCTCCAACCAGAGATTCCCATATTTTGTTCGCATGGCACACAGCGATCGCAATCAGATGAAAGCCATAGCAGCCCTGGTTAAACATTACGGCTGGAGAAGCGTTGCATTTCTTCACTCAAACGATGATTTTGGTTCCGGAGGCATGTCCTCGTTGCGTGATGCCCTTCTAGATCTCGACTCTGAAATCGTATACAcatcaatgattcctttaactgCACAGGAACAAACAATAAGGGAAGAGCTTCGTAAACTCAAGACAATACAATCAAGTGTGTTTATTGTCCACGCTCCTTGTGATCTGAGCATGAATCTATTCATGGAGGCGCAAGAGATGGGAATGATGGAGACTGGTTACGTGTGGATAGCAACCCAAGAGTTTACCAGTCTGTGGGATTATGTGCTAAATGCTTCTACAATGTCATCTCTGGAAGGTCTCCTTGGTGTCAAACCACATATCCCAAATTCTAAAAAGCTGAATGATTTCACTGACAGGTGGGAACAACAATTTCGACTTGACAATCCCAACATAAAACACACTGAGCTTAATGCATATGGTTTAATGGCGTATGATACGATCCTCATGATAGCTCGAGCAATTGGAAAGATTGCAAGAAACTCAAGTTTAAGCTTTATGACACCCTCAACCCCTCTTGCAGTAGTAGCGAATGCCAAAATCAAAGTATTCCAAGAAGGTAGAAAGCTGTTACGGGAGATTTTCTCAACAAATTTTGCTGGTTTAAGCGGACCTGTTAAGTTCTATGATGGGGAAATGCATGGCTGTAGTTACGAGATAGTCAATATTGTGGGGAAAAGCTATCAAATGGTAGGGTATTGGCCATACAATTCCTCTGTGTTGTTCAAAACTCCCTCTTTTGGTAACAAGAGGCTTCGATCCGTGATTTGGCCTGGTGGGTTTTCCACAGTTCCTCGCGGTTGGGTAATACCAACTAGGCTGAAGATCGCAGTACCTACAATGTCTGGTTGGGAGCAATTTGTCAATGTCTCGTTTAACCCTGATACTAATGAGACTACAGTCAATGGGTTAAGCATTGATGTATTTCATGCTATTGTACGAAGGCTTGACTATCAACTGCTGTATGATTTCATTCCTTTCCCTGAGCACCGCAATTATTCGGAAAATAATCTTTATCTTTATGATGAACTCGTCCGCCAAGTCCATCTCAAGGTCCGTTTTCGTGTTTTAGTTTTTTTAACCTCTTTGGCCGCAAGATTGGACAgttgcaaatttgaaaaaagttCTTTGATTGAACAGAAATACGACGCAGTTGTAGGTGACATTACAATTCAAGGAAGCCGCAACGAAATAGTGGATTTCACACAACCCTACACGGAAACAGGCTTAGCGATGGTGGTTCCCACGACCATAAGGGACGAAGCCCACAACTCCTGGACATTCTTACTGCCATTTACTCCCCGACTATGGGCTACAACGGCGGCATTTATTCTTTATACAGGTTTAGTGGTGTGGCTGCTCGAGCGTAAAATAAATCCAGAGTTCAGAGGAAGTTCCAGTAACCAAGTAGTCACTCTGCTTTG GTTTGCGTTTTCTGCTATGTTTTATGCTCACC GAGAGAGTATCCATAATAGTTTGAGTCGACTACTTGTTGCAGCTTGGCTGTTTGTAGCGATGGTTTTAACGTCCAGCTATACAGCTAATCTTACTTCCAGACTGACTACCCAGCAGATTACCCCACTCATAAATAACTTTGGTGACCATAAAGTTGGCTATCATAGTTCATATGTTGGTAGTTTCCTAACTAACCATTTTGGCGTAGCCCAAAAACAACTGGCCCTAACTTCTTCTGAAAAGGCGTATGAGGAAGCTCTATCAAACGGTGCAAAGAATGGAGGCGTGGATGCCATTTTAGATGAGCTCCCATATGTTCGTGCTTTCCTGTCTGGACGATGCGGTTATTCAATGGTGGGGCGTACGTACCATCGTGGAGGCTTTGGTTTT GTTTTCCCGAAAGGTTCTTTGTTAGTGCAAGATTTTTCTAAAGGGATTTTAGATCTTATAGACAGTGGTGAGATTCAAGAGATTGAAGATAAGTATTTCAAAGATCCCATCAATATGTGTTCTGATTCTGCAGGATATTATACAAGACTTGATGTCGAGAACTTCCGAGGACTCTACCTCATCATAGGAATAGTATCATCTGTAGTTGTTATCATATTTTTTTCTCAAGCCCTGCACAATTTCGTCAAAGATCCAAGTTTTTCAAAACAAAAGCATAGTATATGGAAATGTACCAAATCTTTTGTAAGATATATATATTATGAGCAAGTTTCACATCAAACTTATAAGGTGGAAATGCCAACTAAGAACGACAATCTCTCTAATGCAAATAACAGCTTGGATGATCAAAAAGTGGCAATTCCAACATCCTCCTTTGTAAATGTGGAGACCATAGATGATGACGACAAATAG
- the LOC131051165 gene encoding glutamate receptor 2.9 isoform X2 gives MKTLLIFPVICVLVASSVQVAVQEETVNVGIILDSTPWSGKIARTAIKLGVDDVNNQSQLLNGAQMFVHLREAQTPVQSASAAVDLLANEVVALIQTQRYEAGPFISDLGEAVNVPILSLSDSSPALSNQRFPYFVRMAHSDRNQMKAIAALVKHYGWRSVAFLHSNDDFGSGGMSSLRDALLDLDSEIVYTSMIPLTAQEQTIREELRKLKTIQSSVFIVHAPCDLSMNLFMEAQEMGMMETGYVWIATQEFTSLWDYVLNASTMSSLEGLLGVKPHIPNSKKLNDFTDRWEQQFRLDNPNIKHTELNAYGLMAYDTILMIARAIGKIARNSSLSFMTPSTPLAVVANAKIKVFQEGRKLLREIFSTNFAGLSGPVKFYDGEMHGCSYEIVNIVGKSYQMVGYWPYNSSVLFKTPSFGNKRLRSVIWPGGFSTVPRGWVIPTRLKIAVPTMSGWEQFVNVSFNPDTNETTVNGLSIDVFHAIVRRLDYQLLYDFIPFPEHRNYSENNLYLYDELVRQVHLKKYDAVVGDITIQGSRNEIVDFTQPYTETGLAMVVPTTIRDEAHNSWTFLLPFTPRLWATTAAFILYTGLVVWLLERKINPEFRGSSSNQVVTLLWFAFSAMFYAHRESIHNSLSRLLVAAWLFVAMVLTSSYTANLTSRLTTQQITPLINNFGDHKVGYHSSYVGSFLTNHFGVAQKQLALTSSEKAYEEALSNGAKNGGVDAILDELPYVRAFLSGRCGYSMVGRTYHRGGFGFVFPKGSLLVQDFSKGILDLIDSGEIQEIEDKYFKDPINMCSDSAGYYTRLDVENFRGLYLIIGIVSSVVVIIFFSQALHNFVKDPSFSKQKHSIWKCTKSFVRYIYYEQVSHQTYKVEMPTKNDNLSNANNSLDDQKVAIPTSSFVNVETIDDDDK, from the exons ATGAAAACTCTATTAATATTTCCAGTTATCTGCGTTTTAGTGGCTTCTAGTGTACAGGTTGCGGTTCAGGAGGAGACTGTGAATGTAGGGATAATACTAGATTCTACTCCATGGTCTGGAAAGATAGCGAGGACTGCTATAAAATTAGGGGTGGATGATGTTAACAATCAATCTCAATTACTCAACGGAGCTCAAATGTTTGTTCACCTCCGAGAGGCTCAAACGCCAGTCCAAAGCGCTTCTGCCG CTGTTGATCTTTTGGCCAACGAAGTAGTGGCATTAATACAAACACAAAGATATGAGGCTGGGCCGTTTATATCAGATCTTGGAGAGGCTGTTAATGTACCAATTTTGTCACTGTCCGACTCAAGTCCCGCTCTCTCCAACCAGAGATTCCCATATTTTGTTCGCATGGCACACAGCGATCGCAATCAGATGAAAGCCATAGCAGCCCTGGTTAAACATTACGGCTGGAGAAGCGTTGCATTTCTTCACTCAAACGATGATTTTGGTTCCGGAGGCATGTCCTCGTTGCGTGATGCCCTTCTAGATCTCGACTCTGAAATCGTATACAcatcaatgattcctttaactgCACAGGAACAAACAATAAGGGAAGAGCTTCGTAAACTCAAGACAATACAATCAAGTGTGTTTATTGTCCACGCTCCTTGTGATCTGAGCATGAATCTATTCATGGAGGCGCAAGAGATGGGAATGATGGAGACTGGTTACGTGTGGATAGCAACCCAAGAGTTTACCAGTCTGTGGGATTATGTGCTAAATGCTTCTACAATGTCATCTCTGGAAGGTCTCCTTGGTGTCAAACCACATATCCCAAATTCTAAAAAGCTGAATGATTTCACTGACAGGTGGGAACAACAATTTCGACTTGACAATCCCAACATAAAACACACTGAGCTTAATGCATATGGTTTAATGGCGTATGATACGATCCTCATGATAGCTCGAGCAATTGGAAAGATTGCAAGAAACTCAAGTTTAAGCTTTATGACACCCTCAACCCCTCTTGCAGTAGTAGCGAATGCCAAAATCAAAGTATTCCAAGAAGGTAGAAAGCTGTTACGGGAGATTTTCTCAACAAATTTTGCTGGTTTAAGCGGACCTGTTAAGTTCTATGATGGGGAAATGCATGGCTGTAGTTACGAGATAGTCAATATTGTGGGGAAAAGCTATCAAATGGTAGGGTATTGGCCATACAATTCCTCTGTGTTGTTCAAAACTCCCTCTTTTGGTAACAAGAGGCTTCGATCCGTGATTTGGCCTGGTGGGTTTTCCACAGTTCCTCGCGGTTGGGTAATACCAACTAGGCTGAAGATCGCAGTACCTACAATGTCTGGTTGGGAGCAATTTGTCAATGTCTCGTTTAACCCTGATACTAATGAGACTACAGTCAATGGGTTAAGCATTGATGTATTTCATGCTATTGTACGAAGGCTTGACTATCAACTGCTGTATGATTTCATTCCTTTCCCTGAGCACCGCAATTATTCGGAAAATAATCTTTATCTTTATGATGAACTCGTCCGCCAAGTCCATCTCAAG AAATACGACGCAGTTGTAGGTGACATTACAATTCAAGGAAGCCGCAACGAAATAGTGGATTTCACACAACCCTACACGGAAACAGGCTTAGCGATGGTGGTTCCCACGACCATAAGGGACGAAGCCCACAACTCCTGGACATTCTTACTGCCATTTACTCCCCGACTATGGGCTACAACGGCGGCATTTATTCTTTATACAGGTTTAGTGGTGTGGCTGCTCGAGCGTAAAATAAATCCAGAGTTCAGAGGAAGTTCCAGTAACCAAGTAGTCACTCTGCTTTG GTTTGCGTTTTCTGCTATGTTTTATGCTCACC GAGAGAGTATCCATAATAGTTTGAGTCGACTACTTGTTGCAGCTTGGCTGTTTGTAGCGATGGTTTTAACGTCCAGCTATACAGCTAATCTTACTTCCAGACTGACTACCCAGCAGATTACCCCACTCATAAATAACTTTGGTGACCATAAAGTTGGCTATCATAGTTCATATGTTGGTAGTTTCCTAACTAACCATTTTGGCGTAGCCCAAAAACAACTGGCCCTAACTTCTTCTGAAAAGGCGTATGAGGAAGCTCTATCAAACGGTGCAAAGAATGGAGGCGTGGATGCCATTTTAGATGAGCTCCCATATGTTCGTGCTTTCCTGTCTGGACGATGCGGTTATTCAATGGTGGGGCGTACGTACCATCGTGGAGGCTTTGGTTTT GTTTTCCCGAAAGGTTCTTTGTTAGTGCAAGATTTTTCTAAAGGGATTTTAGATCTTATAGACAGTGGTGAGATTCAAGAGATTGAAGATAAGTATTTCAAAGATCCCATCAATATGTGTTCTGATTCTGCAGGATATTATACAAGACTTGATGTCGAGAACTTCCGAGGACTCTACCTCATCATAGGAATAGTATCATCTGTAGTTGTTATCATATTTTTTTCTCAAGCCCTGCACAATTTCGTCAAAGATCCAAGTTTTTCAAAACAAAAGCATAGTATATGGAAATGTACCAAATCTTTTGTAAGATATATATATTATGAGCAAGTTTCACATCAAACTTATAAGGTGGAAATGCCAACTAAGAACGACAATCTCTCTAATGCAAATAACAGCTTGGATGATCAAAAAGTGGCAATTCCAACATCCTCCTTTGTAAATGTGGAGACCATAGATGATGACGACAAATAG